One window from the genome of Paenibacillus azoreducens encodes:
- a CDS encoding stage II sporulation protein P: protein MKRTGFQLWNIGKWRAKMMHMLSMGRTFLLLVLGSLVFFVTLGLGGMAEHRLNSSPVSSMKGFAASLSSKFFIDMLGMELPHMQKEKGESTFSGEKMTSFVFQMLTSVNPRDPKSLMAKEMPGMGTTDPVLIRTAAGNQNLDPPEDYHLPLEPEEKNGHNPAADQPQESNKASVKEPEPGPKKEPGNQESGKSRNGKSAPEESGKPEKPAVKPTSRKVVMIYHSHPREAYNPLLGKTSNNPSSASPSKNVMLVGKYMANKLEKLGVGTIHSEKDYATAVDDYNYNFSYKYSRQTIKAALSQHNGLDYLIDIHRDSQKHAKTTTVINGASYAQVFFIIGHENKNWRKNEAFANAIHAELEKSYPGISRGIWGKTSSQGNGEYNQSLSGNSILIEVGGIDSTNEELKRTAELLGQIIGDLYYKDQKAEKANTDKPGSAVKAGSNS from the coding sequence ATGAAGAGAACTGGCTTTCAGCTGTGGAATATCGGCAAATGGAGAGCAAAAATGATGCATATGCTTTCCATGGGGCGCACATTTTTGCTGTTGGTATTAGGGTCGTTGGTATTTTTTGTCACGCTTGGTCTCGGCGGAATGGCGGAACACCGGTTGAATTCATCGCCCGTTTCTTCCATGAAGGGGTTTGCGGCTTCACTATCCAGCAAATTTTTCATAGACATGCTAGGTATGGAACTGCCTCATATGCAAAAAGAAAAAGGAGAATCGACGTTTTCGGGTGAAAAAATGACTTCCTTCGTATTTCAAATGCTGACAAGCGTCAATCCGCGCGATCCCAAGAGTCTGATGGCCAAAGAAATGCCGGGAATGGGAACGACGGATCCGGTACTGATTAGAACCGCAGCAGGCAATCAAAATTTGGATCCCCCCGAGGACTATCACCTTCCGCTCGAACCGGAGGAGAAAAACGGTCACAACCCCGCTGCCGATCAGCCGCAGGAATCTAACAAAGCTTCTGTGAAGGAGCCTGAACCTGGGCCCAAAAAGGAACCGGGCAACCAGGAAAGCGGCAAGTCAAGAAACGGCAAATCGGCCCCTGAAGAATCTGGTAAACCGGAGAAGCCTGCGGTGAAGCCGACAAGCAGGAAGGTTGTCATGATCTATCATTCTCATCCGCGGGAAGCTTATAATCCGCTGCTTGGCAAAACCAGCAATAATCCCAGTTCCGCATCTCCTTCGAAAAACGTCATGCTTGTCGGCAAATATATGGCCAATAAACTGGAAAAGCTGGGGGTAGGAACGATTCATTCGGAGAAGGATTATGCGACGGCCGTGGATGACTATAATTACAATTTTTCATATAAATATTCCCGCCAGACAATTAAAGCAGCTCTTTCGCAGCATAACGGACTGGATTATCTTATCGATATCCACCGCGATTCGCAAAAACATGCCAAGACGACAACGGTGATCAACGGAGCGAGTTATGCCCAGGTATTTTTTATCATCGGCCATGAAAATAAAAATTGGCGTAAAAACGAAGCTTTCGCCAACGCCATACATGCGGAGTTGGAGAAGTCTTATCCGGGAATATCACGGGGAATTTGGGGTAAAACTTCTTCTCAAGGCAATGGCGAATATAATCAATCCCTTTCCGGAAACAGCATATTAATTGAGGTCGGCGGAATAGATAGCACTAACGAGGAGTTAAAGCGGACGGCTGAGCTGTTGGGACAAATTATCGGGGATTTGTATTACAAAGATCAAAAGGCCGAGAAGGCGAATACGGACAAGCCTGGATCTGCGGTGAAGGCAGGCTCCAATAGTTGA
- the gpr gene encoding GPR endopeptidase, with product MELDLRQYSVRTDLAVDSRELAAKQYPDSIPGVDEEVSEKDGIKITRLNVQTDEGSQAIGRIKGHYVTLEVPGLRNGDTSLQERVSEAFAREFEDFLTLIGIQKKDTVLIVGLGNWNVTPDSLGPLVVENVLVTRQYFELMPDQVAPGYRQISAIAPGVLGITGIESSEIVQGIVERTKPDLIIAIDALASRSLERVNTTIQIADIGIHPGSGIGNKRRGLTKEVLGVPCIAIGVPTVCYASTIVNNVMEMMKKHFGGDQNQTREIMGLLDSISENERLALVKEVLEPLGHDLIVTPKEIDEFIEDIANIVASGLNASLHDAVDPGNSGAYTH from the coding sequence ATGGAGTTGGATTTGCGACAATATTCCGTGCGTACGGATCTGGCGGTTGATTCAAGAGAACTTGCCGCGAAGCAGTATCCGGATTCGATTCCCGGAGTGGATGAAGAGGTTTCGGAGAAGGACGGGATCAAGATCACCCGGCTCAATGTACAGACTGATGAGGGCTCCCAGGCAATCGGCCGCATCAAAGGGCATTATGTCACTCTGGAGGTGCCGGGGCTTCGCAACGGCGATACAAGTTTGCAGGAACGGGTATCGGAAGCTTTTGCAAGGGAGTTTGAAGATTTTTTGACGCTGATTGGCATTCAAAAGAAAGACACCGTGCTTATCGTCGGTTTAGGCAACTGGAATGTGACGCCGGACTCGCTTGGTCCGCTTGTGGTGGAAAATGTGCTGGTTACCCGCCAATATTTTGAACTGATGCCGGATCAGGTTGCCCCGGGCTACCGCCAGATCAGCGCGATTGCGCCGGGCGTGCTTGGCATTACTGGAATCGAATCCAGCGAAATCGTTCAAGGCATCGTGGAGCGGACCAAGCCGGATCTGATTATCGCCATTGACGCTTTGGCATCGCGTTCGCTGGAACGTGTAAACACGACGATTCAAATCGCGGACATCGGCATCCATCCGGGATCGGGAATCGGCAACAAGCGGCGCGGATTAACCAAAGAGGTGCTTGGCGTGCCCTGCATCGCCATCGGTGTGCCGACGGTCTGCTATGCGTCTACGATCGTAAACAACGTTATGGAAATGATGAAGAAACATTTTGGCGGGGATCAGAACCAGACGCGAGAAATTATGGGGCTGCTCGACAGCATTTCCGAAAACGAACGGCTGGCGCTTGTGAAGGAAGTTCTTGAGCCCCTTGGTCATGATCTGATCGTGACGCCAAAAGAAATCGATGAATTCATAGAAGATATCGCCAACATCGTGGCCAGCGGCTTGAATGCCTCCCTGCATGATGCCGTGGATCCCGGTAATTCCGGCGCATACACGCATTAA
- the rpsT gene encoding 30S ribosomal protein S20, translating into MPNIKSAVKRVKTNDKRRALNASQKSALRTAIKAADTALVNTEVEAAKAAVQAASRKLDKAVSKGLVHKNAASRKKSRLAKKLNALNAQA; encoded by the coding sequence ATGCCAAACATTAAATCCGCCGTTAAACGCGTAAAAACGAACGACAAACGCCGTGCGCTTAATGCTTCCCAAAAGTCTGCGCTTCGTACAGCTATTAAAGCTGCCGATACTGCGCTGGTAAATACTGAAGTTGAAGCTGCAAAAGCTGCAGTACAAGCCGCTTCCCGTAAGCTGGACAAAGCTGTAAGCAAAGGTCTCGTACACAAAAACGCAGCGAGCCGTAAGAAATCCCGCTTGGCGAAAAAACTTAACGCTCTGAATGCACAAGCATAA
- the hemW gene encoding radical SAM family heme chaperone HemW — translation MTNIKPHSGEAAALQGERKPQAVYIHIPFCTNKCFYCDFNSYVLKNQPVMEYLQGLEREMERTVQEVPPGEIKTIFVGGGTPTVLKPDEMAYFLKTVRTYFPDWSDEIEFSMEANPGTTDLEKLSVMREGGVNRVSFGVQSFNNGLLERIGRIHDTDDVYQSLENARKAGFDNMSIDLMFGLPNQTVEMLAESVDRALELNLPHYSIYSLKVEENTLFHTMYKKNQLPLPSEDEELQMYLLLMDRMKKAGYEQYEISNFAKPGFHSRHNMAYWLNEDYYGLGAGAHGYMARQRHMNIKGVNPYTEATKEGLPRHETFVVPKEEAMEDFMMVGLRVLSGVSEQHFKEQFGLSIEDVFAKPLHKMLDAGLLDKTEAGYRLSEKGLLFGNDVFGEFIGSITLKE, via the coding sequence ATGACAAACATCAAACCGCATTCGGGCGAGGCCGCAGCGCTTCAGGGAGAACGTAAACCGCAAGCGGTCTATATTCATATTCCCTTTTGCACCAACAAGTGCTTTTATTGTGATTTCAACTCTTACGTGCTGAAAAATCAGCCGGTGATGGAATATTTGCAGGGTCTTGAACGGGAAATGGAACGTACGGTACAAGAGGTTCCCCCAGGCGAGATCAAAACTATTTTTGTAGGCGGCGGCACGCCGACCGTTTTGAAGCCGGATGAGATGGCCTATTTTTTGAAGACGGTGCGCACCTATTTTCCGGATTGGTCGGATGAAATTGAATTTTCCATGGAAGCGAACCCGGGAACAACGGATTTGGAAAAGCTTTCGGTTATGCGCGAGGGCGGGGTCAACCGCGTTAGTTTCGGCGTTCAGTCATTCAACAACGGGCTGCTGGAGCGAATCGGGCGGATCCACGACACGGATGACGTCTATCAGAGTCTGGAAAATGCCCGCAAAGCCGGCTTTGACAACATGTCGATCGACCTGATGTTCGGCCTGCCGAATCAAACGGTCGAAATGCTGGCAGAGAGCGTGGACAGGGCGCTGGAGCTTAACCTTCCTCATTATTCCATCTACAGTCTTAAGGTGGAAGAGAATACGCTTTTCCATACGATGTATAAAAAAAACCAGCTTCCGCTTCCTAGTGAGGACGAAGAGCTGCAGATGTACCTGCTCCTGATGGATCGGATGAAAAAGGCCGGTTACGAGCAGTATGAAATCAGCAATTTTGCCAAACCCGGTTTCCACAGCCGCCACAATATGGCTTATTGGTTGAACGAGGATTATTACGGGCTAGGGGCTGGAGCACATGGATATATGGCTCGTCAGCGTCATATGAATATCAAGGGGGTTAATCCGTATACGGAAGCGACGAAGGAAGGATTGCCTCGGCACGAAACCTTTGTTGTTCCCAAAGAGGAAGCCATGGAGGACTTTATGATGGTAGGCTTGCGGGTGCTCAGCGGGGTTTCCGAGCAGCACTTCAAGGAACAGTTTGGTCTATCGATCGAGGACGTTTTTGCTAAGCCGCTGCATAAAATGCTGGATGCTGGACTTCTGGATAAAACGGAGGCAGGTTACAGGCTCAGCGAAAAAGGGCTTCTGTTTGGGAACGACGTGTTTGGCGAATTTATAGGCTCCATCACATTAAAAGAATAG
- the lepA gene encoding translation elongation factor 4: MTDVQARQKKIRNFCIIAHIDHGKSTLADRILEYTGALTSREMQDQVLDQMDLERERGITIKLQAVHLTYKADDGEEYLLNLIDTPGHVDFTYEVSRSLAACEGALLVVDAAQGIEAQTLANVYLALDNDLEIIPVINKIDLPSADPDRVKQEIEDVIGLDASEAVLASAKAGIGIKEILEQIVKQVPPPTGESEEPLKALIFDSHYDPYKGVIVYVRVINGSIKAGSKIKMMATGKTFEVIEVGAFKPRMTIVDELKVGDVGFIVAGIKHVGDTRVGDTVTDAKNPTPEPLPGYRKINPMVYCGLYPIETSEYNDLREALEKLQLNDASLSFEPETSSALGFGFRCGFLGLLHMEIIQERIEREFNIPLITTAPSVIYRVTLTNGEVVEIDNPSNYPEVGKIDSVEEPYVKAAIIVPNDYVGTVMELCQGKRGEFVNMEYLDTTRVTITYEIPLSEIVYDFFDQLKSGTKGYASFDYEMSGYRHSNLVKMDILLNGEQVDALSFIVHRDRAYQRGRIICEKLRELIPRQMFEVPIQASVGTKVVARETVKAMRKNVLAKCYGGDISRKRKLLEKQKEGKKRMKQVGSVEVPQEAFMAVLKIDDN, encoded by the coding sequence ATGACAGACGTACAAGCTAGGCAAAAGAAAATTAGGAATTTCTGCATTATTGCACATATAGACCATGGCAAATCAACGCTTGCCGACCGGATTCTGGAGTACACGGGGGCGCTGACTTCCCGGGAAATGCAGGATCAAGTGCTTGATCAAATGGATCTGGAACGCGAACGCGGCATTACGATTAAATTGCAGGCCGTACATCTAACATACAAGGCGGATGACGGCGAAGAGTATCTTTTGAACCTGATCGACACGCCAGGGCACGTCGACTTTACCTATGAGGTATCGCGAAGCCTTGCGGCTTGCGAAGGGGCGCTGCTGGTCGTGGACGCCGCTCAGGGGATTGAAGCGCAAACGCTCGCCAACGTGTATCTTGCACTCGACAACGACCTGGAGATTATTCCGGTTATCAACAAAATCGACCTGCCGAGCGCCGATCCGGATCGCGTCAAGCAGGAAATCGAAGACGTGATCGGCCTCGATGCCAGCGAAGCGGTTCTTGCTTCAGCCAAGGCGGGCATCGGGATTAAAGAGATACTTGAACAGATCGTCAAGCAGGTTCCGCCTCCGACGGGAGAATCGGAAGAGCCGCTGAAAGCTCTTATTTTCGACTCGCATTATGACCCGTACAAGGGCGTTATCGTATACGTGCGCGTCATCAACGGCAGCATCAAAGCCGGATCGAAAATCAAAATGATGGCGACGGGCAAAACGTTTGAGGTTATCGAGGTTGGCGCGTTCAAGCCGCGGATGACGATCGTGGATGAGCTTAAGGTCGGGGACGTTGGTTTTATCGTGGCCGGGATCAAGCATGTCGGCGATACTCGGGTCGGCGATACCGTCACGGACGCCAAAAACCCGACGCCGGAACCGCTGCCGGGCTACCGGAAAATCAATCCGATGGTATATTGCGGCTTGTATCCGATCGAAACGTCGGAATACAATGATTTGCGCGAAGCGCTCGAGAAGCTGCAGCTGAACGACGCGTCGCTCAGTTTCGAACCGGAAACCTCCAGCGCGCTCGGATTCGGTTTCCGCTGCGGATTCCTCGGTCTCCTGCATATGGAGATCATTCAGGAACGCATCGAACGGGAGTTTAACATTCCGCTGATTACGACGGCTCCGAGCGTTATTTACCGCGTTACGCTGACCAACGGCGAAGTGGTGGAAATCGATAACCCGTCCAACTATCCGGAAGTCGGCAAAATCGATTCGGTCGAGGAACCATACGTCAAAGCGGCGATCATCGTTCCGAACGATTACGTAGGTACGGTCATGGAGCTGTGCCAGGGCAAACGCGGCGAATTCGTCAATATGGAATACCTGGACACCACCCGCGTCACGATTACGTACGAAATACCGCTGTCGGAAATCGTATATGATTTCTTCGATCAGTTGAAGTCCGGAACGAAAGGTTATGCTTCGTTTGACTACGAGATGTCGGGTTACCGCCATTCCAATCTCGTGAAGATGGATATTTTGCTGAACGGCGAGCAGGTCGACGCTTTGTCGTTTATCGTGCATCGGGACCGCGCTTACCAGCGTGGACGGATCATTTGCGAGAAGCTGCGCGAGCTGATTCCGCGCCAAATGTTCGAGGTGCCGATCCAGGCATCCGTCGGTACGAAGGTTGTTGCACGCGAAACCGTCAAAGCGATGCGCAAAAACGTGCTTGCAAAATGTTACGGCGGCGATATCTCGCGTAAGCGGAAGCTGCTTGAGAAGCAGAAGGAAGGCAAAAAACGCATGAAGCAGGTCGGCAGCGTGGAAGTGCCGCAGGAAGCGTTTATGGCCGTTCTGAAAATCGACGACAATTAA
- a CDS encoding N-acetyltransferase has protein sequence MPAVVTCRVAVPEDIEPLFQMIDGYAKQGIMLPRSRKVLEKQLDQFVVAEMDGIVIGCGSLCRLGSDLVEIRSLGIQDGHKGLGIGSMLVSKLTEEAKRQGIPKIMALTYEVSFFVKNGFSVVEKEIFPEKVWTDCVNCSKQSCCDEIAVLKTLD, from the coding sequence ATGCCGGCTGTAGTCACATGCAGAGTTGCGGTCCCGGAGGATATCGAGCCGCTTTTTCAGATGATCGATGGATATGCGAAACAGGGGATCATGCTGCCCCGGTCCCGCAAGGTGCTCGAAAAGCAGCTGGACCAATTCGTGGTAGCGGAAATGGACGGCATCGTCATCGGCTGCGGTTCGCTTTGCCGCTTGGGCAGCGATTTGGTTGAAATCCGCTCCTTGGGCATTCAAGACGGACACAAAGGGCTTGGAATCGGCTCCATGCTCGTAAGCAAATTGACGGAGGAAGCGAAGCGCCAAGGGATTCCCAAAATCATGGCATTAACGTATGAAGTATCCTTTTTCGTCAAAAACGGCTTTTCCGTGGTGGAGAAGGAGATTTTCCCCGAAAAGGTATGGACGGATTGCGTGAACTGCAGCAAGCAGTCCTGCTGTGACGAAATCGCCGTGCTTAAAACGCTCGATTAG